GAAAAATCATCGGCGTCAACGGTAACTTGATTCGCGTCAAGTTCGAAAGCGCCGTATCTCAAAACGAAGTGGCATACGCCAAGTTGCTTTCCAAGAATGCAGAAGGCAAGTCCGAAGTTATCCCGCTGAAGAGCGAAGTCATCCGAATCCGCGGCGACTACGCTGAACTTCAGGTGTTCGAAGACACCACCGGCCTCAAGGCTGGCGACGAAGTGGAATTCACCGGTGAACTTCTTTCCGTGGAACTTGGACCCGGTTTGCTGACCCAGGTGTTTGACGGTCTTCAGAACCCCCTGCCGGAACTTGCCGAACAGTGCGGCTTCTTCCTGCAGCGCGGTAAGTACCTGCCGGCTCTGCCCCGCGACAAGAAGTGGGCATTTACCCCGGTAGCCAAGGTTGGTGATGTATTGGTCGCTGGTGACACCGTCGGTACCGTACCCGAAGGCGTGTTCACCCACCGCATCATGGTGCCTTTCAAGGTTCTCGGCAAGGTGACCGTTGAATCCGTCGTTGCCGCTGGCGAACACGTTGTCGAAGACGTCGTCGCAGTAGTCAAGAACGAAAAGGGTGAAAAGATTGAAATTAAGATGGTCCAGACCTGGCCGGTGAAGATGCCTATTAAGGCTTTCGAAGAACGTCTTCGCCCCACCAAGCCCCTGACCATGCAGCAGCGCATTGTGGATACCTTCTTCCCTGTGATGCAGGGCGGTACCTTCTGTACTCCGGGCCCCTTCGGTGCCGGTAAGACTGTGCTGCAGCAGCTCATGAGCCGTTACGCCGACGTGGACATCGTGATCCTCGCTGCTTGCGGTGAACGTGCTGGTGAAGTGGTGGAAACCCTTCGCGAATTCCCTGAGTTGATCGACCCCCGTACCGGCAAGTCCCTCATGGAACGTACTCTTATCATTTGTAACACTTCTTCCATGCCGGTGGCAGCTCGTGAAGCTTCTGTTTACACTGGCGTGACCCTGGCTGAATACTACCGCCAGATGGGCCTGAACGTGTTGCTGTTGGCTGACTCCACTTCCCGTTGGGCACAGGCTCTCCGTGAAATGTCCGGCCGTTTGGAAGAAATCCCCGGTGAAGAAGCCTTCCCGGCATACCTCGAATCTGTGATCGCAGCCTTCTACGAACGCGGTGGCGTTGTTCGCCTGAAGGACGGTTCCACGGGTTCCGTGACCATCGGCGGTTCCGTTTCTCCGGCAGGTGGTAACTTCGAAGAACCCGTGACCCAGGCTACCCTTAAGGTGGTGGGCGCATTCCTCGGCCTTAGCCGTGAACGTTCCGACCAGCGCCGCTTCCCGGCAATCCACCCGCTGGATTCCTGGTCCAAGTACGAAGGCATCATTGATTCCAAGAAGGTTGCCGAAGCCCGCAAGATTCTTGCTGCTGGCGTTGACGTCAACAACATGATGAAGGTGGTGGGTGAAGAAGGTACCTCTATCGATGACTTCATTACTTACCTCAAGTCCGAATACCTTGACGCAGTCTATCTGCAGCAGGACGCATACCACGAAATCGACGCCGCCTGCACTGGCGACCGTCAGAAGTACGTGTTCGACAAGGTCTATAGCATTTTGAAGACTCCTATGACCTTTGCAGAAAAGGATGTTGCCCGTACCTTCTTCCTGAAGCTCACTCAGGCTACCAAGGACTGGAACCGCGTGGCAATTGATTCCGCAGAATTCAAGGACATCGAATCCAATATTACTGCTTCCGTGAAGGAGGTAACCGCTAATGCATAATGTTGCTTACCATCGTATTGAACGCATCGCCGGTTCTGTGATTTCCCTCAGGGCCGAAGGCGTTGCCAACCAGGAACTTGCCCAGGTTACAAGCTCTTTCGGTACATCTCTTGCCCGTGTGATCCGTATCGACGGCGACATGGTCGACCTGCAGGTTTTCGCAGGTGCCCGTGGTATTTCTACCGATTCCGAAGTCCGCTTCCTGGGCGAACCTATGAAGGTTCCTTATTCCGAAGCACTCCTCGGCCGCGTATTCAACGGTGCTGGTCAGCCTCGTGACAACGGCCCCGAAGTGGACGGCGAACGCATTACCATTGGTGGCCCTTCTGTTAACCCGGCAAAGCGCGTGATCCCCAAGACCATGGTGCGTACCGGTATCCCCATGATTGACGTGTTCAACACTCTCGTGGTGTCCCAGAAGCTCCCGATTTTCTCTATCGCTGGTGA
This window of the Fibrobacter sp. genome carries:
- a CDS encoding V-type ATP synthase subunit A, translating into KIIGVNGNLIRVKFESAVSQNEVAYAKLLSKNAEGKSEVIPLKSEVIRIRGDYAELQVFEDTTGLKAGDEVEFTGELLSVELGPGLLTQVFDGLQNPLPELAEQCGFFLQRGKYLPALPRDKKWAFTPVAKVGDVLVAGDTVGTVPEGVFTHRIMVPFKVLGKVTVESVVAAGEHVVEDVVAVVKNEKGEKIEIKMVQTWPVKMPIKAFEERLRPTKPLTMQQRIVDTFFPVMQGGTFCTPGPFGAGKTVLQQLMSRYADVDIVILAACGERAGEVVETLREFPELIDPRTGKSLMERTLIICNTSSMPVAAREASVYTGVTLAEYYRQMGLNVLLLADSTSRWAQALREMSGRLEEIPGEEAFPAYLESVIAAFYERGGVVRLKDGSTGSVTIGGSVSPAGGNFEEPVTQATLKVVGAFLGLSRERSDQRRFPAIHPLDSWSKYEGIIDSKKVAEARKILAAGVDVNNMMKVVGEEGTSIDDFITYLKSEYLDAVYLQQDAYHEIDAACTGDRQKYVFDKVYSILKTPMTFAEKDVARTFFLKLTQATKDWNRVAIDSAEFKDIESNITASVKEVTANA